The DNA segment CTGGCTGCTAGAGAATTTACCAGTACCGGTAAAAAGGCGAGATGAAAAGGTTTTGTCTGCAATCTTTAGCATGGTTTATCCTCCGGCAATTGCTTGAAACAGTGAAATCGCATCGCCTTCGCTAAGCAAGGTTGATGACCATTTATCACGAGAAATAACTTGGTTGTTAATAGAAAATACGCACCCTAAATTAGGCAACGAAAACTGACTAATAATATCTTCTAAGCTCGATTGAGCTTCGACTTGCTGCGCTTGGTCGTTAATCACAATGTTAATTAGGTTCATGATGCGATCTCATTATTATCATGGCTTGAATTTGATGATGCACAAACCAAACAGGTACTATCCCTGCTTGTTGAGAGCTGTTGCCAGCCCATGGTTAATCCATCAAACAGGTGTAAGGTATTAGGCTTGAGTGCAAAGGCGCCGAGAGCGAGAAACTGAATGGCAGCTAGGGATTGATAATTACCCATGGTGCCAACCACTGGGCCGATGATGCCACTATCGCTACACTTACCCGCCTGTGGTAGCTCATCAAACGGATAGATACATCGATAGCATCCAGCACTTTTTTCTGATGCAAAGTCAAAGACACAGAACTGTCCCTGCCAACCGATAGCAGATGCAAATACCAACGGCGTTGATTGATTAAAGCAGACACGATTGATCAGCTGTCGAGATTGAATATTATCGGTACAATCAAGAACGACATCCGCTAGCATCACCTCAAGGTTTAGCTGACTTTCGGCCAATCGCTTATTGATGACACGCACGTTCACCAACGGATTAAGTTGTCTAAGTTGCTCGGCCATTGCGGCGGTCTTGTCTTGTCCAACCTGTACATCGCGATACACCACTTGTCGCTGAAGATTACTCGAATCAACGCAATCATCATCCACCAGCACCACGCGGCCGACGCCTGCAGCGGCAAGATACAGACCTGCCGCAGAGCCTAAACCACCACAACCGATAATCAAAACGTGGCTATCAGACAAACGGGATTGACCGTGTTCTCCAATATTGGGCAAAGCGATCTGACGTTGGTAGCGCAGGAATTCTTGGTCGCTAAGCATAGTTTGACTCCAATACGACGCGAGATCTATCACTCATTACCGCGTCAAATTGCACCTTAACCGCCAGAGGGTCATCGGCCAATGTGATCGCTCTAACCACCGCTAAACTTGATACGCCACACTGCCATACTTGCTTAGCATTGGTTAAATCGATACCGCCGATCGCTACCGTTGGATAACCTAAGTCACTCTCGCTAGTGTACGGAATCGAGTCTATCAGACTTTGATAGTGCGCCAGACGAATCAAACCTTGTGGTTTTGAAGGCATCTGTTTGGTGGTGGTCGGGAATATATGCCCTAGAGCGATATAGCTCGGATTGATTTGAACAATACGCAATAGCTCATAGTAACCATGTGTTGATAAACCAAGGCAAATGCCTGCTTGGGCTAACTGGCTCAGGTTCGACTCTTCAATGTCCTCTTGCCCAAGATGCACGCCGTATGCACCATGCTTAATGGCGAGTTGCCAGTAGTCGTTGATAAACACTTGAGCATCATACTCACGCCCCAGCTCAATCGCTCGCCTCACTTGAGCCTCTAGATCGGGTGTACGTGTATCTTTGATTCGCAGTTGTGTGGTTTTAACCCCTAGCTTGAGTACAGCTTCAATCCAATCAACGCTATCAACCACTGGATAAAGACCGATCTGGTGTTTATCCATGGATGGAAACTGCGTCTGTTCAGCATTCGCCGCCCACCCGACACGGACGTTCAAGCGGGCATCGTCCAAGATCGGTGTAGGAAACACTTGGTAATCATGTGCCCATGTTTCACGTGAAACATTAAGCTGTGCTCGGGAAAATGTCAGCGCATCTTCAATCGGAAAATCGAGAGCGAGCAGTGTGACGACCCAAGAAAAATGCTCCAGCGCATCGCGGTTGAACGACGAGTCATAACGAAGTGCGCGAGTTTCCCCTTGATGCTGCCAAAGGTCAATGTCGCATTCGCTATCTTCAATACCAACAAAGATTTGGTTCGAACGCGTATTACTCGCTCGATAATCATCAACCGTGAGCTGAGCGTTATAGTGAAACTGAAGATCCACGTAATCATCACTATCAGAACCGAATCCTAGATCATGAGTAATCGTCGTCGTGGTGTTGTCGCTTTGAAGTTGAAAGCAAGATGTTGGGCTTACACCCAACATCACTGAATCCGTTGCAAAACCATGTTGTTGTGCAACGGATAGACACTGCTGTAACTTCTCGGTTAATTCGATCTGCTGATGCGGAACGAGCAGTTGCATTTAGTCTTCCTCTAAAGTGGCGGCTGGGTGATAGAGCTCTGACCCAGTATTACGAAATTCTTGTGATTTTTGACGCATGCCTTCGAGCGGGTTATCGAGCATTTTGATCTCGATGGCTTGGTCAGCAGCGACTTGTTCGGTGTCTTTAGCGTACTCTCGTACTTCTTGTGAAATCTTCATTGAACAGAACTTAGGCCCACACATAGAGCAAAAGTGCGCGACCTTACCCGACTCTTGTGGAAGAGTCTCGTCGTGGAAACAACGCGCGGTATCCGGGTCTAAAGAGAGATTGAACTGGTCTTCCCAACGGAACTCAAAGCGCGCTTTAGAGAGCGCATTATCTCTTACTTGAGCCCCTGGATGGCCTTTAGCCAGGTCTGCTGCATGAGCGGCAAGCTTGTAGGTAATTAAACCTGTCTTTACGTCATCTTTATTTGGCAGCCCCAGATGCTCTTTTGGCGTCACATAACACAGCATTGCGCAGCCATACCAACCAATCATCGCTGCCCCAATCCCTGAGGTGATATGGTCATAGCCAGGTGCAATGTCAGTGGTGAGTGGACCAAGTGTATAAAATGGTGCTTCATGACAATGCTTAAGCTGCTCATCCATGTTCTCCTTAATCATATGCATCGGCACGTGACCAGGGCCTTCGATAATCACTTGAACATCATACTCCCAAGCGACTTTGGTCAGCTCACCCAGAGTACGGAGCTCAGCGAACTGCGCCTCATCATTGGCATCTGCAATCGAGCCAGGACGCAGCCCATCACCCAATGAAAGAGCAACATCGTACTTGGCGCATATTTCACAAATCTCACGGAAATGGGTGTATAGGAAGCTCTCTTGATGGTGCGCTAGACACCATTTAGCGATGATAGAGCCGCCACGAGAGACGATGCCTGTCACACGTTTTGCCGTCATTGGAACGTATCTTAGGAGTAAGCCTGCATGAATTGTAAAGTAATCTACCCCCTGCTCTGCTTGCTCAATTAGCGTATCTCTCATCACCTCCCAGTTGAGGTTTTCAGCAATGCCATTCACTTTCTCCAGTGCTTGATACATGGGAACCGTGCCGATAGGCACGGGACTGTTGCGCAGAATCCACTCTCGCGTCTCGTGAATATTTCGCCCAGTCGAGAGATCCATGACGGTATCGCCTCCCCAGCGCGTTGACCAAACCAGTTTCTCCACCTCCTCTTCGATTGAAGACGAAACAGAAGAGTTACCAATATTGGCATTCACTTTAACCAAGAAGTTACGGCCAATGATCATTGGCTCAGATTCTGGATGGTTGATATTAGATGGGATAATGGCACGCCCCTCGGCTACCTCCTGACGTACAAATTCAGGCGTAATGTGTTGCGGTAAATTAGCACCAAAGTGCTGACCAGGGTGCTGTTGAGTAAGCACTTGATCGCGATATTTAGCGCGCCCCATGTTCTCGCGAATGGCAATATACTCCATCTCAGGAGTGATGATACCTTTGCGTGCATAGTGCAACTGAGTGACACATTGCCCCTCGTTCGCTCGACGAATACGCGGCAAATTGCCATAGCGCAGCTCATCAAGTGTCTCATCTTCTATGCGCTGCTTGGTGTATACCGAGCTCACCTCATCAACAAGCTCGGTATCACTGCGCTCTTCAATCCACGCTTCACGTAGCTTCGGCAAGCCGCTATATAGGTCAATTTCGTGCTCTGGGTCGGTGTAAACACCGGAGGTATCATAGACACGAATGGCCTCGTTTGGCTCGTAAATAGGTTGGTCTTTTGTCCCCCCAATCAAGGTATCGGATAACGAAATTTCGCGCATTGGCACGCGAATATCAGGGCGAGATCCCTCAACATACACCTTGGTGGAATTTGGGTATGGTTGAACAGAGAGGTTATCAATAAACTGTTTGGCTTCCAGTCTCGCTTGCTTGCGATTCGACATAGCATTTTTCCTTTATGACAAATTTGGGATAAAAATGCTTGGCGGATAGATGCGACAAGAGGCATCGAAAGAGAAGTTGAGCGGTTCTTTCGAGCTTAATAAGGTTCACATAGAGCTTGGTGAACGCTTTCTCTTGTTCCCTTCGCTGGTATTAACCAGATCAGGTTCAACGGATCCCGAATGAACGGTCTCAGCCTAAAGGCACTCCGACAAGTATCAGCTCACTATGTTGCTGTGAGTGGTTTGATTATAAGAAAATGTTGGCGACAAACCAATCGGATCACTGAATATTGTTAGCTCTTTATCAAAAATTGAAAGCCGATCCATGCTGCCGAAATACTTAGCAAGACATTCAACAAGACATTCAATCCCATCTTAAAGAATGCCCCCTGCTGCATCAGCAGCACGTTGTCCATTGAGAAAGTCGAGAAGGTCGTCAGCGCGCCTAGAAAGCCAAGCCCGATGATCTGACGCCATGGTTCGGTAGCAAGCATCTCGTTTTCGAATGCGGCAATCAAGCAACCCATAGCAAAAGAACCCACCACATTGACTGTCAGTGTGCCATAAGGGAATCCACGACCAAAAAGCTGTACACACAACTCCGAAACTAAATATCTAGAACAAGCACCAAATGCGCCACCAAGTGCAATAAAGCCCAAAATGGAAAGTTGCCCCATTTATCCTCTCCCATCCGTCAAAAGTGTCGAAAAATCATGCAAACAAGTATACGTGATTACCCACAAACAACAATAAAATGAAAAAGTTACAGGAGTCACTTTTAGGCCGTTTTATCGACTGGCAATTAATAGACGTAAAAAAGGGTGCCACTTGGGCACCCTATTCGAATTTAGTAGAGATTAACCTTCTAGCAAGTTGCTGCCATTAATGGCAATCTTGCGAGGTTTCATCGCTTCAGGGATTTCGCGCTCTAGGTCCACATGCAGTAAGCCATTTTCCATTGTTGCGCCAGTTACCTTCACATAATCAGCCAATTGGAACTTACGCTCAAAATCACGCTCTGCGATACCTTGATAAACGTAGTTCTTGCCCTCATCTGCTTTACGCTCACCTTTAACGATCAGCATGTTCTCTTTTTGAGTAAGGTCGATTTGGTCATCAGCGAAACCGGCTACAGCCATTGTAATGCGGTAGTGGTTATCATCTTTCTGTTCAATATTGTATGGAGGGTAACCGCCTGAGCTGTTTTTCGCTGTGTTTGCTTCCATCATGTTGAATAGACGATCGAAGCCAATTGCGTTGCGGTATAGTGGTGTGAAATCTACAGTTCTCATAATGCTATCCTTTTTAGTAAGCAATAGTCTTAGCGTGAACGCACTCAATCGACACTGAGAGTGATCGAGGTACTGGCTAAGAGATCCTTTTGATACTCCACTGGTCTCACCTTGGACGATGCTGGGACATATCTGGGATCGATTTAAAAGTCATCTGCTGCTGACCTATCCTCTCTTGAGCGACAGCCAGTCAACACGTTCAGAGTTGAAGCACTTCTAGTCTCTAGCAAGTACCTCAGCCTCTTCATAAATAGATATGTGGACGCGACAAATCACTTTCAAGCGAAAAAACAAAATTATTTTTCTTCTCCTTATTTTTTATGACGTTATAAACAAAAAAAACACCGCCGAGTTGGCGGTGTTCTGATGACTCTATGATGAAAAAGCGACGGCCTATACGTCTAGGTTTGCTACTTTCAGAGCGTTCTCTTCGATGAAGTTACGACGAGGCTCAACTTGGTCACCCATTAACGTGGTAAACAACTGGTCAGCGCCAACCGCATCTTCAATCGTTACTTGCATCATACGGCGAGTGTCTGGGTCCATGGTGGTTTCCCATAGCTGATCTGGGTTCATCTCACCTAGACCTTTGTAGCGCTGTAGGCTTAGACCACGACGTGACTCTTTAATCAACCAGTTCAGAGCATCAACAAAGCTGCTCACAGCAAGTGTGCGCTCACCACGCTTCACGTAAGCCCCTTCTTCGATAAGACCATCAAGAGCCTCAGAAAGGTCAGCTAGCTTGCCGTACTCTTTCGAATTGATGAAATCAACAGAAAGCACATGCTCATGAACCACACCGTGTGTACGCACAACAATTTTCGGTAGGTTTAAACCCAGCTCTGCATGCTGTTCGATCTCGAAGCTGTACTGGCTTGCACCCACTTCTTTCGCGTTTAGCTGCTCTACGAGTGTCTTAGTCCAAGCTTCAACAACAGCGGCATCATGACACTGCTCTGCCGTTAGACGCGGCGTGTAAACAAGCTCATGCACGAGTGGTTGTGGGTAGCGACGACTCATGCGCTCCACCAGCTTCATACCTTTGTTGTACTGCTTAACCAAAGACTCTAGAGCTTCACCAGCGAGTGCTGGAGCCTCAGCATTGACATGCAGTGCTGCGTTATCCAGTGCCAGTGAAACCTGGTATTGGCTCATTGCATCTTCATCTTTGATGTACTGCTCTTGTTTGCC comes from the Vibrio astriarenae genome and includes:
- the thiS gene encoding sulfur carrier protein ThiS, with protein sequence MNLINIVINDQAQQVEAQSSLEDIISQFSLPNLGCVFSINNQVISRDKWSSTLLSEGDAISLFQAIAGG
- a CDS encoding HesA/MoeB/ThiF family protein yields the protein MLSDQEFLRYQRQIALPNIGEHGQSRLSDSHVLIIGCGGLGSAAGLYLAAAGVGRVVLVDDDCVDSSNLQRQVVYRDVQVGQDKTAAMAEQLRQLNPLVNVRVINKRLAESQLNLEVMLADVVLDCTDNIQSRQLINRVCFNQSTPLVFASAIGWQGQFCVFDFASEKSAGCYRCIYPFDELPQAGKCSDSGIIGPVVGTMGNYQSLAAIQFLALGAFALKPNTLHLFDGLTMGWQQLSTSRDSTCLVCASSNSSHDNNEIAS
- a CDS encoding thiamine phosphate synthase gives rise to the protein MQLLVPHQQIELTEKLQQCLSVAQQHGFATDSVMLGVSPTSCFQLQSDNTTTTITHDLGFGSDSDDYVDLQFHYNAQLTVDDYRASNTRSNQIFVGIEDSECDIDLWQHQGETRALRYDSSFNRDALEHFSWVVTLLALDFPIEDALTFSRAQLNVSRETWAHDYQVFPTPILDDARLNVRVGWAANAEQTQFPSMDKHQIGLYPVVDSVDWIEAVLKLGVKTTQLRIKDTRTPDLEAQVRRAIELGREYDAQVFINDYWQLAIKHGAYGVHLGQEDIEESNLSQLAQAGICLGLSTHGYYELLRIVQINPSYIALGHIFPTTTKQMPSKPQGLIRLAHYQSLIDSIPYTSESDLGYPTVAIGGIDLTNAKQVWQCGVSSLAVVRAITLADDPLAVKVQFDAVMSDRSRVVLESNYA
- the thiC gene encoding phosphomethylpyrimidine synthase ThiC, yielding MSNRKQARLEAKQFIDNLSVQPYPNSTKVYVEGSRPDIRVPMREISLSDTLIGGTKDQPIYEPNEAIRVYDTSGVYTDPEHEIDLYSGLPKLREAWIEERSDTELVDEVSSVYTKQRIEDETLDELRYGNLPRIRRANEGQCVTQLHYARKGIITPEMEYIAIRENMGRAKYRDQVLTQQHPGQHFGANLPQHITPEFVRQEVAEGRAIIPSNINHPESEPMIIGRNFLVKVNANIGNSSVSSSIEEEVEKLVWSTRWGGDTVMDLSTGRNIHETREWILRNSPVPIGTVPMYQALEKVNGIAENLNWEVMRDTLIEQAEQGVDYFTIHAGLLLRYVPMTAKRVTGIVSRGGSIIAKWCLAHHQESFLYTHFREICEICAKYDVALSLGDGLRPGSIADANDEAQFAELRTLGELTKVAWEYDVQVIIEGPGHVPMHMIKENMDEQLKHCHEAPFYTLGPLTTDIAPGYDHITSGIGAAMIGWYGCAMLCYVTPKEHLGLPNKDDVKTGLITYKLAAHAADLAKGHPGAQVRDNALSKARFEFRWEDQFNLSLDPDTARCFHDETLPQESGKVAHFCSMCGPKFCSMKISQEVREYAKDTEQVAADQAIEIKMLDNPLEGMRQKSQEFRNTGSELYHPAATLEED
- the crcB gene encoding fluoride efflux transporter CrcB — protein: MGQLSILGFIALGGAFGACSRYLVSELCVQLFGRGFPYGTLTVNVVGSFAMGCLIAAFENEMLATEPWRQIIGLGFLGALTTFSTFSMDNVLLMQQGAFFKMGLNVLLNVLLSISAAWIGFQFLIKS
- a CDS encoding Hsp20 family protein, giving the protein MRTVDFTPLYRNAIGFDRLFNMMEANTAKNSSGGYPPYNIEQKDDNHYRITMAVAGFADDQIDLTQKENMLIVKGERKADEGKNYVYQGIAERDFERKFQLADYVKVTGATMENGLLHVDLEREIPEAMKPRKIAINGSNLLEG